The Hordeum vulgare subsp. vulgare chromosome 7H, MorexV3_pseudomolecules_assembly, whole genome shotgun sequence DNA window AAGTTGACAAATTTACTGATTGGGCTACTAACTGCATGGTATTTGGAGTTGGTCAGAAGGTTTTCAAAGTGGCCTCGATGAACCATTCCTACATTGTGGATTTGAACATGGAAACTTGTGACTGCAAAAGATGGGACTTGTCAGGAATTGCATGTCATCACGCAATAGCTTGTGCTAGAGAGGATCCTGCAACTCTAGTGCACGAGTGCTATTCTGTAGATACTTACAAAAAAGCTTATGGATTGAACATAGAGCCAGTGAGAGACAAAGAACATTGGAGAAAGATGGATGGAGTTGATGTACATCCACCTGTGTACACAAAGGTCATGGGTAGGCCAAGGAGGAACAGAAAGAAAGATCGAGAGGAGAAGCAAATGAAAGATGGATGGAAGAGACTAACAAAGCATGGTGCGTCCATACAATGCTCTTTATGTGAAAGAGCAGATCAGAACAACAAAGGGCACAACAAGTGGGAGGAGAACAATAGAGATGCACCTAAGTCTGTAGAAGATGATGGAGAGgatgatgatgcacatgattatgatgatgcacatgattatGATGATCCTTCAATCATTTCAATAAGTTGAAAGCTAATAATATTACTGCAATGTTTTCAGATTTTTAATCCATGCCTAGTAGACTTGACACTTTGTTTGCACTGAACATAATGCCACATACAGTGCACACACACATGGCTCCTACTCAAACACGAGGGTCAATGGTGTTTCTCATGCAACAAATGGTAAGatttttgtttttgtgcaaaactgAATATTCCTAATTCACATCAAAACTGTATCCGAAAATTGCTACGTTGTTTCATACTTAGGAGAGGAGAGGATATGTGCCAGTTatggatcttggacctcttccagaatttgcttttgttgcaaatgCTAGAGATACCATACCTCCTCCGAGGGTTACAACTGCTATGGCAACATGCAGGGTCAGAAGAAGAGGACCGACAGAAGACATTCCTGAAGATGTTCGTGAAGCAAGCTACCACGCAACTGAAAATGCAAGAGGGAGAAAGAGGATACCAACTGGAACAGGAAGGGGAAATGTCGCAAGAGTACGCAAAGTACATGGGAGAGGAGTATGGAGAGGAAATGTGAGAGCGACAGGGACAAGTAGTGGCAGAGGGACCGGGAGAGGTAACACCGGAGGAAGGACAAGACCAGGAGCTAGGTTGTGGAACCTCATGTTTCCACCAGATGAACCAAGATCATATGTGCAAGCTGAGGAGTTCCCAGTGACACAAAATGCACCTCAAGAGGAGTGGCCTGATGATTTTCAGACCAAGTAGACCAAGTTGCATACCTAATTAGTTCATGAATGAACTGAAATGCAATCAAGTTCATCAACTTTTGTAATCTGCATTTAGAACAAAATTACCCCTTTTCTTAAGATGAGACATGTCATGAGCTGAACATATGTTTTGTTTGGATGTTTAAATGAACATGTATGAGTTTGTTATATGCTTTTAAAGATGACGAGTGTTGGTATCTCCGAATGTGCTCTGTATGGTTTGTGTGAaattgattttttctgaaattttactTCATTTAGTATTGAACTCTTGTTGTGCACTTTCTGATACAAACCTTCCTATGGAGTTTCTCACAGAAATTATTCAAGATGCAACCGTTTAACAGTACGTGATGAAATGATAAAATGTATCACTTACTTTGTTTAGCAACTATGCATATGTATGTAATGTTCAGTGATGTTTCACATCTGAATTTTGGACAGTTGTTAACTGAATTTTTCGACACTTGCTAACTAAAATTTTCGACACTTATTAACTGAATTTTTTGACACTTGCTAACTGAAGATTTCGACACTTGTTAACTGAAGGTTGTTTCGGTAAAAGCTCATGCTACGCTGGCTTGCTTAGCCAGCGCCCGGTTCGTATCAAACTGAGAAAAGCATCATACATGCACAATCAAACCAAGTCTTTTCACCACTTCAATGTACCCCACAACTTGTAACACCAAAGTAAACATTCATGCATCATACATGCACAATCAAACCAAGTCTTTTCACCACTTCAATGTACCCCACAACTTGTAGTAACACCAAAGTAAACATTCATGCATCATACATGCACAATCAAACCAAGTCTTTTCACCACTTCAATGTACCCCACAACTTGTAGTAACACCAAAGTAAACATTCATGCATCATACATGCACAATCAAACCAAGTCTTTTCACCACTTCAATGTACCCCATAACTTGTAACACCAAAGTAAGCATTCATGCCAACTTGTGACACCAACAGCGTAATTGACTCTTTTATAAAACTTGAAAATGCCCTATAATCTCAAATGCGGAACCCCATGTTTGGCTGGCCATTCGTGGAACCAGCCTTAAGGTGTCACGAATCAACAGCGCGTCGTGTTTTTTATCATAAAAACGTGCCGGAATCACTGTGCAGTAATTCGCGATGAATTGCAGCCTGATTCGTTGTTGATTACATGGATACGGTGGACCAATGCATCCATGCGTGTCCGTCTGGCGTGCTCTGGATCTTACCGAGCCTGCCAATTTTCATCTTCACTGAAAAGGAAACAACCATTTACTTTTTTGGAACGAGGAAGGAACCTTTTGATCGTGCCCCATATAAGCCGGAGCGCTGGCGCCGGGGTCACGCGACGAAGCCGACCGAGTCCCCACGGCCGCCGGTGCCGGAGAAGGCGGCGACGCGCCTTTCCACGCAGCCAGCGCGTCGACAACCAGGGGCACACAACACAACGGTCAAAAGCCCTACAGGCATCCGAGGTGCAGCGGGAGCGGAGCTGGGAAAGGCGGTCCAGGGCTCCACCACGCGCCGGACGTGACAAAACGGCAACGGAAAAAACAGGCCGCACCCACACTCTTTCTTTCCTTCACACTCCTGCGGAGGGACAGTGCTCAGTCCTGATCCCCCACCCCGCGGCGCCGTCGGGTCCGTCCGGCCATGGCCTACTCCAAGGGCGGCGGGATGTCGTCGGCGGTGGACGCCATCCTCGCGGAGGCGGCCGACCTGGTCGCGCTGGAGCAGATCGCCAGGCTCAACACGGCGCACCTCGCCGGCCTCGACGACGCGGCGCTCCCGTCCAGCCTCGAGTCCCGCTTCCGCAAGCTCAAGtccctccccgccgccgcccccgcccccgcccccgcgccGCCCGCCAAGACCATGGGCCGGAGCGTCACCGCGCCGCCGCAGAGCCGCGACGACGATCCTGCTGCCGACCCGCCCCATCAACCGCACGCGGACCACCCTGCGCCGGTCGCGCCGGCGAGCCAAGAGCCGAAGGAGCAGAGCCCTCCGCCGCAGCCGCGGGCTGATCCTCCTAAGACGAGCGTCCCCGCGGTtcaagaggacgaggaggaggacctgGAGCGGCTCTTCGGGGCAGGGCGCGGCCGGCCGACGCTGAGGGAGCGGAACAGGGGCAGGGACGACGACGGCGGCTccctgtcgccgccgccgccgcgccaggCGTGCTGCTTCCCCTTCTCGCCCAAGAAGGCCCCGACGGCGAGGAGCAGGAAGGACCGCGCCGCCGGAGGAACGATGGGCGACGTCCTCGGCATCGACGCCGGCGAGTGGGGCGACGAGAACAGGAGGGTGGTCACGGAGCTCAAGGAGCAGCagcgcaagctcaagaaggcgcTCGAGGAGCAGGTCAAGGTCAGCAGGGAGACGGCCAAGATGGCGCGCTGGGTCAAGCAGGCCTCCGCGCGCATGACGCACACCGACGCCATTGACGACCTGCTCAGCGACATagacgacgacgaggagctcAAGTGAAGAGAAATCTGCTCTGCTTTCCTTGTCTTCGGAAGCTCCTTTTGGAAATTTCCCTGGCTTTGGACAAACAAACTATATACATGAAGATGTTTAGCCTGCAATGCATAGTAGTTATATATGAGTTGGACTTGATCAGAAAGAAGGATATAAATTCTGCTGTTTTAGACGAACGGAGGTGTATGGAAATGTTGGatcctctgttcttgtttttcactaagaGTTATGTCTAAAATTACAAACCATAGCCACCATTACATGCACCAAGGTACGTACAGAGCTCGACAAATATATAATCTGCCAATTCAGGAGTAGAAGTACAAGTTGGGCGTAAGAATAATACTGGGGAGAATTCTAGAGATTGCGGCACACAGACAAACGCAGGGACAGTGACACTTAACCTAATTATTTGATCCTATGTTGAGTTTACAGTCGGGCCGAAGCAGAGGGAATGTAAAGTGAAGACAAAAAAAAGTAGCTGTATGAAAATGGTTAGAGAGAATCATCTAAGTTGTCTACTTCAGAAGATGATTGTTTTCATAAGCTATCCTGATATGCATACAAGTCAATGCTCAGTACACCTAATATTCTGAAAACCACCACGATGCAGTGTGGTTCAGGAAGAGGGCAATGAATGGAATTCCAAACTTATGATACACTTGACCATCTTTTTCCTTGTCCAGATCCCCGGAAGTCTCCTTTAACTGTTTCCTTGACTATGAAATCTGAACTGCAGTACAAAGGAAAGCACATATCAGTTGATCTTACGTCGTAAATGAATGTAATAGCAATgggctgtttgtttgtttgcatACCTGCATCGCCGAGCCAAAAATATGCAGGCGCCGAATGATATGAACTTATGCCCGACCTCAGAACTCCAATCTACCTAAAACTGAGGAGCAATCACAGTCGTTCTGAATCTTGTGCTTGCTGGCCCCATTCTTATTCCACAACAGATGATCTCCAGTGGAGAAAATGCCAGAGGAGATTCTTTCGGTCTCCACCAAACACAGCACGTGgactagaactttctgtgtgccaAGTAACTGTTGTCTCAT harbors:
- the LOC123410050 gene encoding ESX-1 secretion-associated protein EspI-like — translated: MAYSKGGGMSSAVDAILAEAADLVALEQIARLNTAHLAGLDDAALPSSLESRFRKLKSLPAAAPAPAPAPPAKTMGRSVTAPPQSRDDDPAADPPHQPHADHPAPVAPASQEPKEQSPPPQPRADPPKTSVPAVQEDEEEDLERLFGAGRGRPTLRERNRGRDDDGGSLSPPPPRQACCFPFSPKKAPTARSRKDRAAGGTMGDVLGIDAGEWGDENRRVVTELKEQQRKLKKALEEQVKVSRETAKMARWVKQASARMTHTDAIDDLLSDIDDDEELK